From one Marinobacter sp. LV10MA510-1 genomic stretch:
- a CDS encoding integration host factor subunit beta: MTKSELVELIASKQTQLSVKDVELAVKTIIEHMSRSLADGQRIEIRGFGSFSLHHRAARVGRNPKSGEAVQLPAKFVPHFKPGKELREQVNESLKQGF; this comes from the coding sequence ATGACAAAGTCGGAACTGGTTGAGTTAATTGCTTCAAAGCAGACGCAGTTGTCGGTAAAAGATGTGGAACTGGCGGTAAAAACCATTATCGAGCACATGTCCCGATCCTTGGCAGATGGCCAACGCATCGAAATCCGCGGTTTTGGTAGTTTTTCCCTCCACCATCGTGCTGCGCGGGTAGGGCGTAACCCGAAATCCGGTGAAGCCGTGCAATTACCGGCAAAATTTGTGCCCCACTTTAAACCGGGCAAAGAACTGCGCGAACAGGTTAACGAGAGTCTGAAGCAGGGTTTCTGA
- a CDS encoding LapA family protein: MAGLQKILIVLLVLVLVLLALVFSLNNQMAVPLNFLVFETRPHGVAMWIILAFVLGVLMGVLMATLATVKAKVSRRSLQKKLERIEKTLGKERAQNDRTV; the protein is encoded by the coding sequence ATGGCGGGATTACAGAAAATCCTGATCGTTCTATTGGTATTAGTGCTGGTTCTGTTGGCACTGGTGTTCTCGTTGAATAATCAGATGGCCGTTCCGCTGAACTTTCTGGTTTTTGAAACCCGCCCCCATGGTGTGGCCATGTGGATTATTTTGGCTTTTGTGCTGGGAGTGCTGATGGGCGTTCTGATGGCCACACTGGCTACGGTAAAGGCTAAGGTGTCGCGGCGATCACTACAGAAAAAACTTGAACGTATCGAAAAAACACTGGGAAAAGAGCGCGCTCAGAACGACCGGACAGTTTAA
- the lapB gene encoding lipopolysaccharide assembly protein LapB, protein MDMMFQWLLVSTAVAVGWAVGRFGGSSSRNGVIADEESVRDRLQFLFTNYSDQAVDNFVQSLAVNRDTVSLHLSIGSHFRNKGETDRAILIHQNLLDRPELPARYSPQVTLELALDYLNAGLLDRAEALLQQLMGDREYGRSAATQLIDLYEREREWDKASQVAQTLTRGDADPAMFKILAYLTCEKSEQALRQDDRWGAQRLAKEALEFDRSCVRATLILMKLLIRQGSFREAGTMAIKVFEQNPDFGPEAIDQLMKLEREHGDIGKLGRKLRKLYEGYPSTSLLLALVESVERRSGRPAAIDLLRRELEVRPSVRGLLQLVEMAGYEKGMTTDEGRLVSRIGELILHDRSVYRCVNCGFDGQQLHWLCPSCRQWETVRPIQGVDAE, encoded by the coding sequence ATGGACATGATGTTTCAGTGGCTGCTGGTTAGCACGGCAGTCGCGGTTGGTTGGGCTGTTGGCCGCTTCGGGGGTTCGAGCAGCCGCAATGGGGTAATAGCCGATGAAGAATCGGTGCGTGACCGTTTGCAATTCCTGTTCACCAACTACTCCGACCAGGCAGTGGACAACTTTGTTCAGTCACTGGCGGTCAACCGCGATACGGTAAGCCTGCACTTATCCATTGGCAGTCATTTTCGTAACAAAGGTGAAACCGACCGCGCTATTCTGATTCATCAAAATTTGCTCGACCGCCCTGAACTTCCCGCCCGTTATTCTCCTCAAGTGACTCTGGAACTGGCTCTGGATTACCTTAATGCCGGTTTGCTCGACCGTGCAGAGGCATTGTTACAGCAGTTGATGGGCGATCGTGAATATGGCCGCAGTGCCGCAACCCAGTTGATTGATTTGTACGAACGCGAGCGTGAGTGGGATAAAGCTTCTCAGGTAGCCCAAACGCTCACCCGCGGCGATGCAGACCCGGCCATGTTTAAAATTCTGGCTTATCTGACCTGCGAGAAATCAGAGCAGGCACTGCGCCAGGATGACCGCTGGGGCGCCCAGCGTTTGGCCAAAGAGGCGCTGGAATTCGATCGCTCTTGCGTGCGCGCCACTCTGATACTGATGAAATTGCTGATCCGTCAAGGTAGCTTCCGCGAAGCCGGCACCATGGCAATCAAAGTGTTCGAGCAGAACCCGGACTTCGGCCCGGAAGCCATCGACCAGCTGATGAAGCTGGAACGCGAACACGGCGATATTGGCAAGCTCGGTCGCAAGTTGCGCAAGCTTTATGAAGGCTACCCCAGCACCAGTTTGTTGCTGGCGCTGGTAGAATCGGTAGAGCGCCGCTCTGGCCGCCCGGCTGCTATTGACCTGCTTCGTCGCGAATTGGAAGTTCGTCCAAGTGTACGGGGTTTATTGCAGCTGGTTGAAATGGCCGGTTACGAAAAAGGCATGACCACCGACGAAGGCCGTCTGGTCAGCCGTATCGGCGAATTGATACTGCACGACCGCTCGGTCTACCGCTGCGTAAACTGCGGTTTTGACGGCCAGCAGCTGCACTGGCTGTGCCCAAGCTGCCGCCAATGGGAAACCGTTCGTCCGATTCAGGGCGTAGACGCAGAATAA
- the pyrF gene encoding orotidine-5'-phosphate decarboxylase, protein MQGTQSSPIIVALDFPSDQPALALADQLDPAKCRLKVGKELFTSAGPALVRELQQRGFEVFLDLKFHDIPNTAAGAVAAAADLGVWMVNVHASGGEKMMTACRERLERFGADKPLLIAVTVLTSMTEHDLSGIGINVSAEEHVSRLATLTKNCGLNGVVCSAQEAPKLKAEQGAAFRLITPGIRPASADKGDQQRIMTPAAALNAGSDYLVIGRPITQAPDPLAALEAIYAEVAGL, encoded by the coding sequence GTGCAAGGCACCCAATCATCCCCCATCATCGTTGCCCTCGATTTCCCCTCTGATCAGCCCGCATTGGCCTTGGCCGATCAGCTGGATCCAGCAAAATGCCGCCTGAAAGTGGGTAAAGAGCTGTTCACCAGCGCTGGCCCGGCTTTGGTTCGCGAGCTTCAGCAGCGTGGCTTCGAGGTGTTTCTGGATTTGAAATTCCACGACATTCCCAACACTGCTGCGGGTGCCGTTGCCGCAGCGGCGGACTTGGGTGTGTGGATGGTGAACGTACATGCCTCCGGCGGCGAAAAAATGATGACCGCCTGCCGCGAACGCCTGGAACGCTTCGGCGCCGACAAGCCGCTGCTGATTGCGGTTACCGTATTGACCAGCATGACGGAACACGACCTCAGCGGCATTGGCATAAATGTCTCCGCCGAAGAGCATGTATCGCGCCTGGCCACCCTGACAAAAAACTGCGGCCTGAACGGCGTAGTCTGCTCAGCCCAGGAAGCCCCCAAGTTAAAAGCAGAGCAGGGCGCCGCTTTCCGGTTAATCACCCCCGGCATCCGCCCGGCCAGCGCCGACAAAGGCGACCAGCAGCGTATCATGACCCCCGCAGCGGCCCTAAACGCCGGCTCCGACTACCTGGTCATCGGCCGGCCCATAACCCAGGCGCCTGATCCTCTGGCTGCTTTGGAGGCGATCTATGCTGAGGTGGCGGGTTTGTAG